CTGAGACCACTCAAGAAGGCCATAGGCCACGGCGTAACAAAGGGAGTCGATGTCTGACACCGGGATAAGAAGGGGGTAAGAGTAAGCATGGCCGAGACGTTGTGCCGGATGTTTCAAGAAAGCGTAAAAAAATTCGCCGATTATCCGGCGATGCTCCGGAAAGTAGACGGCAGTTTTAGACCGATTACATACAGAGAAATGGGTGACCGGGTGCGAGGGCTGACAACGGCTCTCCTTTCGATCGGCGTAACCAGGGGAGACCGGGTAGCCCTTATGTCGGAGAACAGGCCTGAATGGGCAATCAGTGATTTTGCGATCCTCCATGCCGGCGCGGTCAACGTGGGTATCTTTCCAACCCTTCCCGTCGCACACGTTGAGTATATCATCTCGGATTCCGGCGCCCGGTGCCTCATCGTCTCAGATCAGGAGCAACTTGCCAAGGCACTTGCGGTCAGAGAAAAGTTCGGTGACCTTTGCATAATCAGCATGAACGCACCGCGTGATGGCGCTGAGTCTGTTCTCTCCTACGAAGCGCTTCTGAGGGATGGCGAAGCTTCTCCCCTTGCCGATCATAAATACGAGGAGTGCTGGTCATCCGTAAGACCAGAAGACTGGGCGAGCATTATCTACACCTCGGGCACCACCGCGGAGCCCAGGGGGGCGATACTCTCCCATCAGAACTTTGTTTCCAACTACAGCACCGCGCGGAAGGTTCTCACCTTCCAACAGGGTGACACGCTCCTATCTTTCGTGCCTCTCAACCACGTGTTCGGGAGGATGGTGGATCACTACCTGCCGATAAGTCTCGGATCGACGATTGCATACGTGGAGAATCTGCGCAGACTCCGGCAGAATATACAGGAGGTGAGGCCTCATTACATGGCGGTCGTGCCAAGACTGCTGGAGATGTTCGAAGAAGGTCTTAAGGCCGCATTTACCAAAGAGCCTCGGGTCAGGCAGAAACTGATCGCTTGGGCCTTCTCCTCCGGCAGAGCAATGGTGGAGGTGCAGGCTGGTGGAAGCGTGGGACCTCTTCTTACGCGCAAGCGCTGGCTTGCTGACCGGCTTGTTTTCAGGCGTCTGAGAGATCGTCTGGGATTGGATCGGCTGCGGTTTTTCTTCGCGGGCGGCGCGCCGGTTTCCAGAGATACTCTTGAGTTCTTCTCGGCCATGGGGCTGCCGATCATGGAGGGGTACGGCCTGAGCGAAACATCACCGCTGGTGAGCGTGAATCCTCCCGGAAGGATCAGGTTAGGCACGGTTGGCAGGCCGTTCGAAGGAGTGGAGGTGAAACTCGCCGATGATGGGGAAATCCTGGTTCGAGGTCCCAATGTTATGCAGGGCTATTACAAAAGAGCTGAAGAGACGAAGGAAGCTATAGAGCCCGACGGCTGGCTCCATACCGGCGACATAGGAACAATCGAAGACGGCTACCTGAGCATCACGGACCGCAAGAAGAACTTGATTGTGCTCGCCAACGGCAAAAAGGTGCTCCCTCAGCATCTGGAAACCCTCCTGCTTGGCAGTCCCTTCATTTTTCAAGCGGTGTTGGTGGGCGACCGGCAAAACACTGTCGGAGCGCTCATCGTACCGGCATTTGACCGGGTCAGGGAGTGGGCCCGGGCGCACGGGGTCGAGGGCCATGTGGGGGATGAGACAGGATTTATCGAGGAGCCGGCGGTACGTCGGCTCATACGCATGGAGATTCAACGTCTCACAGAGGGCCTTGCCGACTACGAGAAAATCCGTGCCTTTGCTTTAGTCGACAGGGAATTTACCTTGGAGGCGGGTGAACTCACTCCTACTCTGAAAATCAAAAGGCGTGTCGTGCTGGAGAGGTACGGCCACCTCATCGATTCCCTCTACAGCGATTCGAGTGAAAGCAACTGACCAGCCTGATCAATGAGGCTGCCACAGTCGCGCGTACTTCTTGACACACCGCTCATCGGTGACTATAATTGAAAATCATTTTCAATTAGAAAAAATATGATGGACCATGGCGGATCAGGACTTCGATAAACTCCTGCGGGCGCTCAAGTTAAAAGTTACGTCTCAGAGACTGGCAATCCTCAAAATACTCGCAGTGGAATCAATTTATCTGGCTCCCGAGGAGATCTGGAGGCGCATGAGGAGAACGGCCGTAAGGGCAGGGCTCCCCACGGTATACCGGAACCTGGAAGAGCTCTCTGCGTGCGGCGTGCTGATAAAGATTCTTCATCCTGACCGGAGGCTCTACTATTATTTTTGCCCGAAAAGCCACCACCATCATCATTTTGTCTGCATCTCCTGCAGGAAAGTGGAAGACCTCAGTTTCTGCGGAATGGAATTGATAAACAAGGAAGTGAAAAAGGACCTCAAGGGTGCAGTGGTCTCACACCTCATGCAGGTGTACGGTCACTGCAAGGACTGTCTGGCGTGTTGATTTCGTGAATGCCTGTTTCTTCAATAGGAGAATTCTTTTTGTCACCGGAATGGTGCTGATCTTTTGTCTTTTAACGGCCTGCAGCAAGTCTCCAGAGAAAGCCCCGGCTGAGCGAAGGCTCATTGTGATCACGACTCTCTTTCCGCTTTACGATTTTGCAAAACAGATCGGAGGGGAACAGGCGGACGTCACGCTCCTGTTGCCGCCCGGTGTGGAGCCTCACAGCTTCGAACCAAAGCCGGGTGACCTTATGAAACTGGAGAGCGCGGATCTGTTTATATACACAGGAGGGCGGATGGAGCCATGGGCGGCAACCGTCCTGAGCAGCCTCAATGCTGAGCGGCTCATTGTGATCGATGCCAGTGCGGGCTTGCTTGCCGGGGACAACAAGGAGCCGTATATTCTCGATAAGAAGGGCGCCGGAGAGAAAGAGAATAAGCGCTATGACCGGGATATTGATCCTCATGTCTGGCTCGATTTCGGCAATGCACAGAAGATGGTACGCACTATCGTGAGAGGGTTTGCGATGAAAGACCCTGCGCATAAAGAGTACTACACGAGGAATGCACAAAACTACGTCGATGAGCTCGCCCGATTGGATGAAGAATATAAGCGGGTGCTTGCTGACTGCAAGCAACATGTAATTATTCATGGCGGCCACTTTGCCTTCAATTATCTTGCGAAACGCTATCATCTGCTCTACATGTCGGCGTACAGCGGATCGCCTGATGCGGAGCCAACAGCCGCCAAACTAATACAACTGAAGGAGCAAATAAAGAAATACGGCGTGCATTATATTTTCTACGAAGAGCTCATCACACCGCGGGTAGCAGAAATCATCGCCAATGAGACAGGCGTTTCCATGCTGAAGCTGAACGGTGCACACAATGTGACGAGGGAAGAAATGGCCAAAGGGGTAACGTTTCTTGGAATCATGGAGCAGAATCTTAACAATCTCAAAAAGGGACTGGAATGCCGATAGCTGTAGAGATGCGTGAGCTTTCCTTTGCCTACAACTCCGTCGGAGTCCTCTCCGATGTGAGTTTCTCGTTGAATACAGGCGATTATTGCGGCCTCGTCGGGCCAAACGGTTCTGGAAAAACGACGCTCATCCGCATCCTGCTGGGTTTTTCTGAGGCTGACAAGGGGTCAGTTTCGCTCTTCGGCGACAGCCCTTTGACATTCAGGAACTGGGACAAGATAGGGTATGTCCCTCAACGGCTTGTATCCTTTAATCCGAACTTTCCTGCAACGGTCAGAGAGATAGTAGGGCTGGGGCTTCTATCGAAACACGGATTCCCGAAGCATCCAGGCAAACATGAGGGAGAATTGATAGAGCACGCCATGAAGCTCATGGACATCGCGGACATCAGGAATAAGCTGATCGGCGAGCTTTCCGGGGGACAACAGCAGAGGGTGTTTATCGCCCGCGCCCTGGTGAATCAACCTGATTTTTTGATACTTGACGAACCCACCGCCGCGCTTGACCCTGAAATAAGGGAACATTTTTTCGATGTGCTGCGTGAGTTGAACGAGAAGAACAGCACAACGATTCTCATCGTTACACATGATATAGGGAGCATCGGCAAATACGCCTCCACTCTCTTATATCTCGACAAGAAAGTAATATTTCACGGCACCTTCGGCGAGTTCTGTGTTTCTGCAGACATGGGTGAGTATTTTGGAACTTTTTCGCAGCATGTTATCTGCCATCGCCATGACTAATGCTGGCTCGCATTCCGGCGTATACGTTCGTTGAGCGTAACAGAGTAAAGGTGTAGAGCTTTGGAGATTTTTGATTTCTTAAGTCATAGCTTCATACAGAGGGCGTTGTTGGCGGGATCGTTCATTGCTATTTCCTGCTCTACGCTGGGGGTTTTTCTTGTTCTGAGGCGTCTCTCCCTGATAGGCGATGGTCTCGCTCATGTCACGTTCGGGGGTGTGGCGCTGGGCATGCTTCTCGGTATCTTTCCTCTGTACGCGGCAATACCGGTAGTAATGGCTAGTTCAATTGCCATACTCAAACTGGTTCAAAGAGCGCGTCTGTTCGGGGATGCGGCTATCGGGATGGTCTCCTCCCTCGGGATAGCAGGAGGCATAATCCTGGCCAGTGTTGCGGGCGGGTTCAATATCGATCTCTTCAGCTACCTGTTTGGAAATATTCTGGCTATCCGGGAAGGTGAGGTTGTCACCTCGATGTGTCTTTCCCTTGGCGTCATTGCGACTGTCTTTCTTCTTTTTCACGAGCTCTTCTCCCTGACCTTTGATGAGGAATCAGCGCGCGCTTCCGGCATCAGGACGGGAAGGATCAGCACGATCCTCGTCCTTCTGAGCGCGCTGACGGTCGTCCTTGCCATGAAGGTCGTGGGTATCATGCTTATCTCTTCTCTTCTGATCGTGCCGCCTGCGGCTGCATTGCAGATTGCGAGAAGCTTCAAGGGAACCATAGCCATTGCTTCCGGCATCTCTGTGCTTTCTGTTGTTGTTGGTGTTTTTCTGTCAGTTATGCTCGATCTTCCGACCGGCGCGACAATAGTCATACTCAATTTCATCTTTTTCATAGGGAGTCTTCTGTATAAGAAGGCAGGACAAGGCAGAAGAAAATAAACGAGGGTAAGGAAAGAACAGAAAGAAGGTTGAGGAAGAAGTGCGTCCAGCCTTTTCCTCAACCTTCTTTTTTATCGCCTATTTCTTGATTGCTCCGGTAATTTCCTTGACCGTCTGCTCGCTGCTCAGGGAGCTGATGTTCTTGAGCAGACCCTCCTTATCATAAAAGCCTATTAGGGGCGCAGTCTTCTCGTTGTAGGTCTCGAGACGGGTCGTGATTGCTTCTACCGTCTCATCCGCGCGCTGAACGACAGGAGAGCCGCACTTGAAGCATTTTCCGTCTGCTGACGGCGGCTTGCTCTTGATGTTGTATATTTCCTGGCAATCCTGGTTGGAGCACGTGCGCCTTGTGGTGAGGCGGTCCAGTATCACGTCCTTGGGGACGTCGAGGTTGACGACCAAATCCAGCTTCAATTTTAGCTTGGCAAGTAGCTTTTTGAGGTCCTCTGCCTGAGGAATGGTGCGGGGGAACCCATCGAGTATAAACCCTTTAGCACAGTCAGGTTCCTGCAGTCTCACCTCCATGATCTCCATAATGAGTGAATCGGGTACCAGTTCGCCCCGTTCCATGTAGCCTTTTGCCTTCTTTCCCAGTTCCGAGTTGGCCTTGACCGCTGCCCGCAGAATATCGCCGGTCGATATCTGAATCGAGCCGTCATGAGCTGTCAACAGCTTTGCTACTGTACCCTTTCCTGCTCCTGGTGCTCCCAATAACACGATGCGCATTACTTGTTCCTCCTTTTGATGTGGTGAATCAACTGTTCGATTATTGAAATCGTCACTTCCCGACTTGAATGTTGAGGGTGAGGAGGATCAGCTCCGTATCCCCGTTGTTCTTGTAGGCGTGAACCTCTCCAGCCGGAACCTGTACGACCGTTTCCGGACGAATGGGGTAAACCTCCTCTCCGAGTCTCACCTCACCCGTTCCCTCAAAAACGTAAAAGACGTGATGATAGGGATCACGGTGAAGAGAAAACTCACCGCGCGGCTCGACTCTCGTCAGCGTGACATCGATGTCGCCGGCTCCCGTGGGTGAGAGGGCTTTTCCGAGGATGCCTCTGGTAAGCTCGGGACGGATCCTCTTCCAGTCAGCCTGTTGCAGGCGATAGACTTTCTTGCTAAAGAGCGCTCCTGCGCCGGGCACAGCTTCAGTGCCCGCGGATCCTTCTGTCACCGGCAACCCCTCATCGCGACTACTACTATTACATAATTCTCGACAAAGCACAAAGGCAATGTATGTCTGAGGATCCCCGAAACAGGTTACGCAAGACCCACCAGTGGCAGAAGGATGCGCAAGCCGATCCATACTACCATTGCACCTGCTACATCGAAGAAAATGCCGGCCCTCATCATTTTGGTGATCGGGATCATACCCGACCCATACACAATGGCATTGGGAGGGGTGGAGACGGGCAGCATGAAGCCCCAGCTCGCGCCGAGGGTCGCGCCTATAGCCGGGGGTACGGGATTGACACCTGCGGCGATAGCCAGCGATATCATGACCGGCACGCACATGTTGGCTGCTGCTGTGTTCGATGTGGCTTCGCTCACGATGATGGCTATGACAATCGCGGCAAACGTGATTCCCCACATCGACGTGGCGCCGCTGGAGGCCAGAAGGCTCTTGCCGATCACCTCTGCAAGCTTTGTCTCAAACATCAGGTTGCCAAGGGTAAGACCGCCACCGAAGAGCAGCAGTGTACCCCAGTCGATCTTCGTTGCCTGTTTCCAGCTTATGGTAAACTCCCTCTCTTTCCAGTTGACCGGGAGAATGAAAAGGAGCGCAGCGGCAATGAGGGCGGCTATTGCCTCAGGCACCTTGGTGTTATAGAGCTTTGATTCGGGCGAGGTGGTCCCGTAGATGACGGCCAGAAAGCCGGGTATAATCCAGAGAATTACCGCGACAAGAAAAGCGATGAGCGCGTTGCGCTGACCGGTTGTCCACTTGCCCAGTTTCTTAAGTTCCGCACTGACGTATTCGTGACTTCCTTCTATCTGGCTCAATTCCGGCTTGTGAAGCGCGTAAAGAAGTATGAAGAGGAGTGCATACATTATGACCAGGAGCGGGATCGCGAAGAGCATCCACTGGAAGAAAGGTATCTTCACATGGGCAAACTTTTCGATCATTGCCATGCCGATGAGATTTGGGGGGGTTCCGACCGGGGTGCCGATGCCGCCTGCAGACGCGGAATAGGCGGCCATTAGCATGATGCCTGTTCCAAAGCGCAATCTTGTCGCATCTACCGGCTTACCTGTCTTTGCGCTTATAATATCCGCCATCGCATAGACCAATCCCAGGCCCACCGGGAACATCATGGCAGTCGTCGCGGTGTTGCTGATCCACATGGAAATAAAGGCGCAGATAACGCCGTACACGAAGAGCAATCTTCCGGCGCTGTTGCCGACCCATTTGAGCGACATGATACCAAAGGCGAACCGTTTGTCCAGACCGTGAACCGCCATGGCTTCAGCCAGAATGAAGCTGCCGAGAAAAAGGAATATCGTCGGATCGGCAAAAGGGCCGAGGACTTTGGCGGCCGGCGCCACGCCGAACAAGACGCAGAGGATGGCACCCACAAGAGCGGTCATTGGTATGGGGATTGGCTCGCAGATCCACCAGACGACTATCCAGCCGATTATGGCCGCAAGGGCGTGGGCCTGGTAACTCAGGCTGACCATTGGCGTCATGAATAGTACAATTCCAACGATTGGCCCGAGAAAGAGACCGACGGTATTACGCCAGAGTTCGAAACGTTCTTCTGCCGGAGAAAGTGTCTGCTTCACTTCTGCGAAACTCTTGTAGCTCATCCGCGTCTGCTCTGCCATGACTCCCCCCTTGTGTGGTGGCACTGTAATGTTTAGCTGGCGAATGAAACAAGTCTGCTGAACGTGGAATCTGTAGATGTGGCACTGAACCCCTATCCCCTCTTACATTCCTATTTCATGGGCTGATAATTGTCAAGAAAAAAGGGAGGGGGAGTGGAGACACACACGCAACGGGAAGTCCGCATCCAGCGTGATTGAGTGGTTGACCTCCTCTCCGGAAACAATGTATGATATCGCGCAACCCGTGCTGATTTGGACCAATCGAGGAGGGTATCAGAAATGGCAAATGTGGTAGCATTCGGCCTTCAGTGGGGCGATGAAGGCAAAGGCAAGATTATCGATCTGCTGAGCGAATTTGCCGACGCGATCGTTCGCTACCAAGGGGGCGCCAACGCAGGCCACACCATCGTGGTGGGCGAGCGGAAAGTAGTTCTCCACCTCATCCCCTCGGGCATACTCCATCCCGACAAGACGTGCATTATCGGCAACGGTGTTGTGGTTGACCCATCGGTGTTGATTGGTGAAATAGAGGAGCTGAAGAGGTCTGGCTATTTTGAAGACGAGCGTCGGTTCAAGCTGAGCGCACACGCACATCTCATCATGCCGTACCACAAAAAGATGGACATGCTCAGGGAGTCGGTGAGCGACGGCCGTAAAATAGGCACCACGGGTAGAGGTATCGGCCCCGCGTATGAGGACAAATCGAGCAGGCTCG
This genomic interval from Syntrophorhabdales bacterium contains the following:
- a CDS encoding long-chain fatty acid--CoA ligase, coding for MAETLCRMFQESVKKFADYPAMLRKVDGSFRPITYREMGDRVRGLTTALLSIGVTRGDRVALMSENRPEWAISDFAILHAGAVNVGIFPTLPVAHVEYIISDSGARCLIVSDQEQLAKALAVREKFGDLCIISMNAPRDGAESVLSYEALLRDGEASPLADHKYEECWSSVRPEDWASIIYTSGTTAEPRGAILSHQNFVSNYSTARKVLTFQQGDTLLSFVPLNHVFGRMVDHYLPISLGSTIAYVENLRRLRQNIQEVRPHYMAVVPRLLEMFEEGLKAAFTKEPRVRQKLIAWAFSSGRAMVEVQAGGSVGPLLTRKRWLADRLVFRRLRDRLGLDRLRFFFAGGAPVSRDTLEFFSAMGLPIMEGYGLSETSPLVSVNPPGRIRLGTVGRPFEGVEVKLADDGEILVRGPNVMQGYYKRAEETKEAIEPDGWLHTGDIGTIEDGYLSITDRKKNLIVLANGKKVLPQHLETLLLGSPFIFQAVLVGDRQNTVGALIVPAFDRVREWARAHGVEGHVGDETGFIEEPAVRRLIRMEIQRLTEGLADYEKIRAFALVDREFTLEAGELTPTLKIKRRVVLERYGHLIDSLYSDSSESN
- a CDS encoding metal ABC transporter permease, which codes for MEIFDFLSHSFIQRALLAGSFIAISCSTLGVFLVLRRLSLIGDGLAHVTFGGVALGMLLGIFPLYAAIPVVMASSIAILKLVQRARLFGDAAIGMVSSLGIAGGIILASVAGGFNIDLFSYLFGNILAIREGEVVTSMCLSLGVIATVFLLFHELFSLTFDEESARASGIRTGRISTILVLLSALTVVLAMKVVGIMLISSLLIVPPAAALQIARSFKGTIAIASGISVLSVVVGVFLSVMLDLPTGATIVILNFIFFIGSLLYKKAGQGRRK
- a CDS encoding Fur family transcriptional regulator — translated: MADQDFDKLLRALKLKVTSQRLAILKILAVESIYLAPEEIWRRMRRTAVRAGLPTVYRNLEELSACGVLIKILHPDRRLYYYFCPKSHHHHHFVCISCRKVEDLSFCGMELINKEVKKDLKGAVVSHLMQVYGHCKDCLAC
- a CDS encoding cupin domain-containing protein, with translation MTEGSAGTEAVPGAGALFSKKVYRLQQADWKRIRPELTRGILGKALSPTGAGDIDVTLTRVEPRGEFSLHRDPYHHVFYVFEGTGEVRLGEEVYPIRPETVVQVPAGEVHAYKNNGDTELILLTLNIQVGK
- a CDS encoding adenylate kinase — protein: MRIVLLGAPGAGKGTVAKLLTAHDGSIQISTGDILRAAVKANSELGKKAKGYMERGELVPDSLIMEIMEVRLQEPDCAKGFILDGFPRTIPQAEDLKKLLAKLKLKLDLVVNLDVPKDVILDRLTTRRTCSNQDCQEIYNIKSKPPSADGKCFKCGSPVVQRADETVEAITTRLETYNEKTAPLIGFYDKEGLLKNISSLSSEQTVKEITGAIKK
- a CDS encoding DASS family sodium-coupled anion symporter; its protein translation is MAEQTRMSYKSFAEVKQTLSPAEERFELWRNTVGLFLGPIVGIVLFMTPMVSLSYQAHALAAIIGWIVVWWICEPIPIPMTALVGAILCVLFGVAPAAKVLGPFADPTIFLFLGSFILAEAMAVHGLDKRFAFGIMSLKWVGNSAGRLLFVYGVICAFISMWISNTATTAMMFPVGLGLVYAMADIISAKTGKPVDATRLRFGTGIMLMAAYSASAGGIGTPVGTPPNLIGMAMIEKFAHVKIPFFQWMLFAIPLLVIMYALLFILLYALHKPELSQIEGSHEYVSAELKKLGKWTTGQRNALIAFLVAVILWIIPGFLAVIYGTTSPESKLYNTKVPEAIAALIAAALLFILPVNWKEREFTISWKQATKIDWGTLLLFGGGLTLGNLMFETKLAEVIGKSLLASSGATSMWGITFAAIVIAIIVSEATSNTAAANMCVPVMISLAIAAGVNPVPPAIGATLGASWGFMLPVSTPPNAIVYGSGMIPITKMMRAGIFFDVAGAMVVWIGLRILLPLVGLA
- a CDS encoding metal ABC transporter ATP-binding protein encodes the protein MPIAVEMRELSFAYNSVGVLSDVSFSLNTGDYCGLVGPNGSGKTTLIRILLGFSEADKGSVSLFGDSPLTFRNWDKIGYVPQRLVSFNPNFPATVREIVGLGLLSKHGFPKHPGKHEGELIEHAMKLMDIADIRNKLIGELSGGQQQRVFIARALVNQPDFLILDEPTAALDPEIREHFFDVLRELNEKNSTTILIVTHDIGSIGKYASTLLYLDKKVIFHGTFGEFCVSADMGEYFGTFSQHVICHRHD
- a CDS encoding zinc ABC transporter substrate-binding protein, whose protein sequence is MITTLFPLYDFAKQIGGEQADVTLLLPPGVEPHSFEPKPGDLMKLESADLFIYTGGRMEPWAATVLSSLNAERLIVIDASAGLLAGDNKEPYILDKKGAGEKENKRYDRDIDPHVWLDFGNAQKMVRTIVRGFAMKDPAHKEYYTRNAQNYVDELARLDEEYKRVLADCKQHVIIHGGHFAFNYLAKRYHLLYMSAYSGSPDAEPTAAKLIQLKEQIKKYGVHYIFYEELITPRVAEIIANETGVSMLKLNGAHNVTREEMAKGVTFLGIMEQNLNNLKKGLECR